Genomic window (Saccharothrix australiensis):
GTCCAGCAGCGGCTGGACACCGTGCTGAAGAAGGAGCCCGAGGCCCGGAAGCTGCACGAGCAGCGCAAGCTCGACCAGGTGTCCCGCCAGCTCGTGACCCTGGGCGTGCAGCACGAGCTGATCGAGCGGGCGGCGCTCCGCGAGGGCGTCACCGTGTCCGAGGAGGCGGTGTCGGAGTCCGTGGAGAACGCGGGCGGCGCCGAGGTGGCCTCGCAGAACACGGTCTACGACGCGGCGACGTTCCGCGAGCGGGCCAAGGACCAGCTCCTGCTGGTCGAGCTGGCGCGCAAGTACGTGGACCGGATGGAAGTCACGTTCGACTACTTCTTCACCAAGGACAACGCCGACGCCGTCGAGAAGGCCAAGCAGGTCGCGGCCGACCCGGCGAAGATGGCCGAGTACGTCCGCTCCGGCCCGCAGGGCCCGGAGGGGCAGCAACTGGCCAAGGTCGGGCAGAAGGTCAGCTCCGCGGACTCGCCGCAGGCGGCCGGCTCGCCGCTGTTCGGCGTGGAGCCGGGCACCGTGGTGGCGTTCCCGCCGGACCCCGGCAGCGCGCAGTGGATCGTGGCGCACGTGACGGCCCGCGACGACGACAAGAAGAGCAGCGGCGAGTCGTCCACCGAGCAGCTGACGCCCCAGCTGCTGGAGCAGATCGGCCTGCGCCTGGTGCAGCGGCTCGCCGGCGAGCCGGAGATCCGCGTGAACCCGCGCTACGGCGTGTGGGACTCGACGGCGATCGCGCTGGCCGCGAGCGACAAGGAGCTGTCGGGCTTCCAGGCGCTCGTCCGCGAGCCCAGGCAGTGACCGGTACCCCGTGACGAACACCGTCGTACTGCTCGGCTCCCGCCACGACCCGGTGCTGCCCGCCGCCGCGCTGCCCGCCCTGCGGGCCGCGGCGGCGGTGTTCGCCTCGGACGACCTGGACCAGGAGTACTGGGTCGCCCTGGGCACGACACCCGTGACCGAGGTGGACGGCCCGGTCGTCTACCTGACCACCGATTTGGACGAGCCCTACGCCCGTGAGCTGGTGGCGGGCGGCGCGGCCGTGGTGCGCACCCCGCCGGGCACCGCGCTGGTCGGCGCGGTGTCGGTGATGGACCGCCTGCGGTCGCCCGGCGGGTGCCCGTGGGACGCCGAGCAGGACCACAAGTCGCTGCGCCAGTACCTGGTGGAGGAGACCTACGAGCTGCTGGAGGCGATCGAGGACGGCGACCGGGCCGCGCTGCGCGAGGAGCTGGGCGACGTGCTGCTCCAGGTGCTGTTCCACGCGCGGATCGCGGCCGAGCACGCCGAGCCGTTCGGCATCGACGAGGTGGCGGGCGACCTGGTCCGCAAGCTCGTCGGCAGGCACCCCCACGTGTTCGGGGGCGACGACCCGGCGGTCCGCGACGCGACCACCCAGCAGCACCGCTGGGAGGAGCTGAAGCAGGTCGAGAAGCAGCGCGAGTCCAGCGTGGACGGTGTGGCGACCGGGCAGCCGGCGGTGGCGCTGGCCGGGAAGCTGGCGCAGCGGACGGCCCGCGCCGGGCTCCCGGTGGACCTGCTGCCCGAGGGCGACGACACCGGTGCGACGCTGTTCGCGGTGGCGGCGCTGGCGAAGCTGGCCGGTGAGGACCCGGAGGGCGAGCTGCGGGCGGTGGCGCGGGCGTTCGAGTCGCGGGTGAGGGCGGCGGAGCGGGCGGCACGGGCGGCCGGTGTGACGTCGTTGACGGCCGAGGACTGGCGCGCCTATTGGCCCGCGTGAGCGGCCTCGAAGGCTTGCAGGGCCTCGGACACCTTGTCCACGAGGCGGCGCAGCGCCTCGGGCGTGCCGACGATCTCGAACTCCGGCAGGTTGCCGATCGCGAGCACGACGTCCTGCGGGTCGAGGCTCCACTCGATCTTGGTGTCCCGCAGGACGCGTGCCCAGAACTGCATCTCCGTGGTCGGCTTGCGCATGTCCACTCCTCTCGAAATTCCTGAGATAACCTTGGCAAGGACTAAGAATTCTCGATAGTCCACGTTTGGGTGAAGCCCTAGGCTGGCGGCATGGAGAGCAACGCGCGGGCGCGGACCCTCGGCGCGGAGTTGCGGGACCTGCGCAAGGCCAAGCGCGTGCGCATGATCCAGCTGGAGCAGCAGGTCGGGATCAGCAAGAGCATGCTCAGCCGCATCGAGCGCGGTGAGCGCCTGGCGGGTGAGACCGAGGTGGCCACGATCCTCGGCGCGCTGGGCGTGGTGGGTTCGAAGCGGCGTGAGCTGCTGGCGCTGGCGCGGGAGGCGGCCCGGTCGAACTGGCTGGCCACCGGTTCCGGTCTGCCGCAACAGCTCAAGGCGTTGATCGAGTACGAGCGGGTGTCGGTTTCCATCACCGATGTCGCGTCGTTGCTCGTTCCGGGCCTGCTCCAAACGCCCGACTACATCCGCGCGATCATGACCGAGGGCGGCCTTCCGCACGCCGAAGCCGAGGAGCGCCTTCGCCTCCGACTGGAGCGCCAGAAGGTGCTCACCCGCGAGAACCCGGTGCGGTACCTCGCGGTCATCGACGAGTTCGTCCTGCGCCGGCCGGTCGGCGGTCGGTCGGTGATGGCGGCCCAAGCACGTCACCTGCTCGCGCTGGCCGAGCTGGAGAACGTGACCATCCGAGTGGTCCCTGGGGATCGCGGTTGGCACTCGGGCCTCTACGGGTCCTTCGAGATGTTGGAGACGGTGCGGACCAGTCCGGTGGTGCACCTCGAACACCTGCGCTCAAGTCTGTTGCTCGACAAGCTCCAGGACGTGCAGGCTTATGTCGACATGAAGCCCACGTTGTTGGCCGCGACGGCCAACGCCGAGGACTCCACGGCCTTGATCCGGAAGTGTGCTGAGCGCCTGGAAGGGCAGGAGACGTGACGACCTGGCGGAAGTCCAGCCGCAGCACGACCGAGACGAACTGCGTCGAGGTCGCCCACTTGAGGGAGCGGGTCGCGGTGCGTGACTCGAAGAATCGGACCGGGGCGGTGCTGGTTTTCCCGGCTTCGTCCGCCCGGAGTTTCCTCCGCCTGCTTGGGCGGGCTTGATCCCCGGCGGCACCCCGGCGCGCTAACGTCGATCACGTGACGGAACCCGCCTACCTTCGTTTCCCCCACCTGCACGGCGACCTGGTCACCTTCGTGGCCGAGGACGACGTGTGGCTGGCTCCCCTCGCCGGCGGCCGGGCCTGGCGGGTGACCGCCGACCAGGCGCCCGTGTCGTCGCCCCGGTTCGACCCGTCCGGCACGCGGCTGGCCTGGGCCAGTCGCCGCGACGGCGCCCCCGAGGTGCACCTCGCGCCCGTCGCCGGTGGCGAGGCCACCCGCCTCACCCACTGGGGCAGCGTGACGACCGGCGTGCGCGGGTGGACCCGGCAGGGCGAGGTCGTGGCCACCACGTCCGCGGGCGAGGCGACCCGGACGCGGCGGTGGGCCTACGCGCTGCCCGTGGACGGCGGGCCGCCGCGCCGGCTGCCCTACGGCTGGGTCGGCGACGTCGACCACGGGCCGTCCGGCGAGGTCGTCGTGACCTCGATGTACGGCAAGGACCCGGCCTACTGGAAGCGGTACCGGGGCGGCTCGGCGGGTCGCCTGTGGGTCGACCTGACCGGTGACGGCGAGTTCACCCGCATCCTGCCCGAGCTGACCTCGTCGCTGCACGCGCCGATGTGGGTGGGCGGGCGGCTGGCGTTCCTGTCCGACCACGACGGTGTCGGCAGCGTCTACTCCGTGCTGCCCGACGGGTCCGACCTGCGCCGCCACACCGAGCAGGAGTTCTACGCCCGGTGCGCGACCACGGACGGTGAGCGGGTCGTCTACCAGCTCGCGGGCGACCTGTGGCTGCTCGACGGCCTGGACGCCGCGCCGCGCAAGCTCGACATCTCCCTCGGCGGACCGCGCACCGCCACCCGCCCGCAGCCGGTCCCGTCGCGTCCCGACGACTTCCACCCGGACAAGACCGGCCGCGC
Coding sequences:
- a CDS encoding SurA N-terminal domain-containing protein — protein: MRTVQRRFTLVGAAVALLVAGCGAGPSQVGSAAIVGDTVIPLERVQQRLDTVLKKEPEARKLHEQRKLDQVSRQLVTLGVQHELIERAALREGVTVSEEAVSESVENAGGAEVASQNTVYDAATFRERAKDQLLLVELARKYVDRMEVTFDYFFTKDNADAVEKAKQVAADPAKMAEYVRSGPQGPEGQQLAKVGQKVSSADSPQAAGSPLFGVEPGTVVAFPPDPGSAQWIVAHVTARDDDKKSSGESSTEQLTPQLLEQIGLRLVQRLAGEPEIRVNPRYGVWDSTAIALAASDKELSGFQALVREPRQ
- a CDS encoding DUF397 domain-containing protein — translated: MTTWRKSSRSTTETNCVEVAHLRERVAVRDSKNRTGAVLVFPASSARSFLRLLGRA
- a CDS encoding helix-turn-helix domain-containing protein; the protein is MESNARARTLGAELRDLRKAKRVRMIQLEQQVGISKSMLSRIERGERLAGETEVATILGALGVVGSKRRELLALAREAARSNWLATGSGLPQQLKALIEYERVSVSITDVASLLVPGLLQTPDYIRAIMTEGGLPHAEAEERLRLRLERQKVLTRENPVRYLAVIDEFVLRRPVGGRSVMAAQARHLLALAELENVTIRVVPGDRGWHSGLYGSFEMLETVRTSPVVHLEHLRSSLLLDKLQDVQAYVDMKPTLLAATANAEDSTALIRKCAERLEGQET
- a CDS encoding MazG family protein yields the protein MTNTVVLLGSRHDPVLPAAALPALRAAAAVFASDDLDQEYWVALGTTPVTEVDGPVVYLTTDLDEPYARELVAGGAAVVRTPPGTALVGAVSVMDRLRSPGGCPWDAEQDHKSLRQYLVEETYELLEAIEDGDRAALREELGDVLLQVLFHARIAAEHAEPFGIDEVAGDLVRKLVGRHPHVFGGDDPAVRDATTQQHRWEELKQVEKQRESSVDGVATGQPAVALAGKLAQRTARAGLPVDLLPEGDDTGATLFAVAALAKLAGEDPEGELRAVARAFESRVRAAERAARAAGVTSLTAEDWRAYWPA